CCCTCAACCCATTAGGTCCCTTTGACGGAAATCCTAACTTGGGCTCGGGTGCGTAATAGACCCGTTTCTTattgctattttttttatataatcacTTACTAGTAAaaatttgacccaaaaaaaagttgttttttttttttcaaataatcacttatgtattttttaacctgtttatttattttaataaaatgtaGAATTTgaataaaggggaaaataatatcatttcattttttttatttcggAAATATAAATTGTACCATCCCGGGATTGATCCCTAGATCTTCATtactcaactcatatgtcccccaactcttaccacttgagttgtcattcagacatttagctatttctaataactttttttttgtgaatggaaaaagaaaacaacataACTACATAGCTAACAAATCATGCGCCAAAAGATGCAACCCCGGGGAGGGGGAGAGTCCAAATCCATCACCATATGTAAATCAGCTCCAAGCCCCGCAAGGAAATCCGTCGGCACATTATCTTCGTGGAACACATGTTGGATATGAGCGTCCTAATCGCGAGAGAAAAAGATGCAAATCCAACAAAGCGCTTCCTTACACATGAAAGTCATATTGTTTCTACTTCAATGCCTCCACCAACTCCAAGTAATCCGACTCGCAAACCAGCTTACGAAAGTTCCTCCTCCAAGCAAACAACAACCCCATTTTCGAAGTCTGGATcttgaaataattaattattcaatgtatatttaagcaaaaaataatttttataaaggTAGACAAACATAAATCAACTTCAGCTTTCTAAAAAGCAacttaaaataaaagtaaagtttttattcaactttaaaatcacatattttttaaactgacaaaaattagtaaattaccatatataTTAAGTTAGTTCAATTGAAGTGTATAACAAGTAACAACCAACAAGTATAATATTAGCCAGTAGTGACAGATCAAGAAACCATGCATCTCGATAAAAATAGCAAAGTGGGAGTGAAAACTTAGCTGCTTTGTAGGAAGATGACTTGGAAAGGAAACACGTACCGTTTCTCCGTTCCCCTATTATCATGCATTTACACCATGGTCATCCTCTCTTCCTTCTGAGAATCCTCCTGCCCTTTCCTCTCCAGGTAAATTGCATTTCTCTCTTGTTCTAAACGCCATGAAAAAATATCATCATATCTTCATCAAATTTATTATATTCAATATGTTCACAATTTGAAAGATCGTGTTAATTATATATATCATGCATGcacatgatgaagatgataataTATTAAACTTATGTATAAAATTGCAGGTTTGATGATATTTGATTGAGGGAGCGGGTAAGGCTTCTCCAGGTCTTTAACGATCATTTTTGTTGGAGAAGATCTTAATAATGTCTTCAAATTCTTCGGATTCTCCTCCACCTGATTCATCTTCACAATCACCCCCTCCACCATCTGAAGAAGAATCATCGCCTCCTCCACCGTCGTCATCTCCGCCACcatcatctcctcctccgtcatcaCCACCTCCATCATCGCCCCCGCCCTCATCACCCCCGCCATCCTCGCCTCCCCCGGATGATAAAAAATCTCCGCCCCCTCCATCAGGCTCTTCCCCatctccaccatcaccaccaccaccaccttctgaCCAAAACTCACCCAACAACCCACCTTCTCCTCCGCCGCCATCACATTCCAGCGAACAGttttctcctcctccaccgTCACATCACCGGTTGTCTCCGGGTCACACTAAATCATCAGACTCCGGCACACCATCAGGGGACAACGGAAGCCAACTGAGCGTGCCGGCTATAATAGGAATTGCAACAGGGTTTGGATTGTTGCTCCTTGTCATTATCATAGCAGTCATTGTATGttcaagaagaaagaagagatcAGAAACTACAATACATTACTACTCTAACCATTCTGgtggtaattattttttaattggaATTTGAAACATGTAtacatgtatattttttttaaaaaattaatttcaacacATAAAAAGCACATTATAAATAATATGAATTGGGTACGTGCAATGATGCAGACAAAGACTACTACAAATCAGGTCCAAATCAGTACGGTTACAATAACGGTGAGCATGTTCTTAACATTCCTCCACCACCAGGTGTAGGATGGGGAGCACACGCGCCTCCGCATCCCCCGCCACAGCGTGTTAGTAGTGACATGAGCAACTCCAGTAACTCAGGTCCCCATGGTCCTGTACTGCCACCGCCACACCCTACGGTGGCCTTGGGGTTCAACCAGAGCACTTTCACGTATGAAGAGTTATCCACAGCCACCGGTGGTTTCTCCCAACGCAACTTGCTAGGTCAAGGTGGTTTTGGATATGTGCACAAAGGTGTTCTTCCAAATGGTAAGGAAATAGCTGTGAAGAGCCTCAAATCCACTGGGGGACAAGGAGACAGAGAGTTCCAAGCTGAGATTGATATAATTAGTCGTGTTCATCATCGCCATCTTGTGTCACTTGTTGGGTATTGCTTTACTGAGAGCAAAAAGTTGTTGGTGTATGAATTTGTGCCTAATAAGACTCTTGATTACCACCTTCATGGTAAGCTAGCTacctttttttcatttatttatgcCTAAATTATGAAGAAATTAgtttacaaaataaaattaaaagactTTGTCTAGAAATTAACTTTATATATTACTAATAATATTAGTAAAAACATGATTTATGAATAAATCGGTTTTTAACATGGTTCAAGAATGAATCAGTTTGTCATGAATCAACTATCACTAAATTTTTAGTGGTCGGGCGAAGATAGGTGAATAGTTTTGCACTATAACGTTATTAACTTGAATTTTTATCCTAACATTGAAGTAAAATTATGTTacaaatatacaaattttgcaGGAAAGGGTCGACCTGTGATGGACTGGGACACCAGACTTAGAATTGCCATTGGATCAGCCAAAGGGCTTGCTTACTTACATGAGGATTGTAAGTGATATGCATGCTAAATTATCCTCTCACAAATAACCAATATGTGtgcacttctttttctttttgttagtTTAAGGATGAAATCATTGTTAATGACGTTTGGGAAACATCAATCAGGTCACCCTCGTATCATTCACCGAGACATAAAGGGTGCAAACATTCTAATTGAAAACAACTTTGATGCCAAAGTATGTATATCAAATTTCATTAGTTAGAGTTGTTTTAAGAATCATGGATCCTAGATTGGTATTGGTAATTATGGTTCTATCTATCCAGGTTGCAGATTTTGGATTGGCAAAGTTTAATCAAGACACTAACACACATGTTTCTACTCGTGTGATGGGAACATTTGGGTAAAATACTAATAAACCAAACAATTCACCTTGTTTTATATGTGTATGTTTCTTCCAATACCAAATTGGTTTAATAACTTGGTTTCTATTCAGGTATTTGGCTCCTGAGTATGCATCAAGTGGCAAGCTAACTGAGAAATCTGATGTTTTCTCATTTGGTATTATGCTATTAGAGCTCATTACAGGACGACGACCGGTAGACAACACTGGTGATTATGAAGAGGATAGTTTGGTTGATTGGGTAAATTACTTTAAAGTTTCTAATTGAACATTCTTTTACTTATGAATATTTTCAATAATGCTAGTTAATTAGTTCACCTCTGTCTATATACTAGTTGTCATTTTAGGATACATTTAATGAAAACAAAATGTAATTTGCTCGTTCAATTTATACTTGAGACAGGCTAAACCACTATGTGCAAAAGCAATGGAAGAGGGGATTTTTGTTGGACTGGTGGATCCACGTTTAGAAGACAATTATAACAAACAAGAGATGGCACATATGATTGCTTGTGCTGCTGCTAGCGTTAGACACTCAGCAAGAAGACGCCCGAGAATGAGCCAGGTGTGTGTTGCATATACAAAATGGATCATGATCGTTTCATGTATTGAAATTTTGCGTCTGTCTGTCTAGCACAATAGATAACACCTTTTGAGACAGGCAGACACAAAGTTTCATGTGACATTGTCATGTGAAATGAAAGAATCGATTCTGATCCACAATACTAACTCTACAAAATTATGCCATGctaacaaaaaaattgaatgtgATAAATAGATTGTACGAGTGCTGGAGGGAGATGCCTTAGTGGATGTCCTTAATCATGACGGAGTGAAACCTGGCCAGAGTGCAATGTTTAGCAACGCAAGCGGCGAGTATGATGCTGGTGCGTATAGTGCTGACATGAAGAAGTTCAGGAAACTAGCATTTGATAGCGGCACCCCCGCGAGCAGCGAGTTTGGCGCAACGAGTGAGTATGGCCTCAACCTCTCCGCCTCGAGCAGCGATCAATCAACTACTGAGATTGGCAGGAGGACAGGAAGTCGGCTGCAAACTCCTTGAGAAACACTGTGATATCTAGCCAGACATTTTTAATTGAGACCATGGTTGCTGCTACTAGTTGTTAACTAGCAAGCTATTTGACAAAATAATTCatgaaggaaagaaagagaCATACTTTTTATGACTCTTTTTGTATGAACGATTAGGATATTTATAACTTGCATGATACATAGGTGGTGAACTTTGAACAGAGGTTAAGCTTGCCAACATAAAAACACATATTGTTACATTAATTTTAAATGTTGAGGAAGTAATTTTAAAGCACAAGATAAAGTAATTTGGCGATATATACTTATGTTCTGTGGTATAATTTCTAACTAAAAGATGTTTTGAAGTGCTATGTTGAATGGAATAATAATATAGGTGGAGAAGAATATGCATGATTTAAACTCTATAGAGAGACATTTGTTTGCAAGGCTTCAACTAGTGACTCATTCTTCTTAATTTAATCTTTCTTCATAAGATTGAATTGATCCTTGTAGTTCATAAATCACTATGGCTTTCAAGTCTTGGATTTGTTCAATTGCCAAGACAACGGGATCAAACTTTAATTGGTATTGCCAAAGCTCTTGTAAAATAACCATTGATAGATTCAGACTATATTTCATTTGCAAGGATTCAAACTTAACTCTCAAAATTTGAAGGTGCATATTCTTGACATTGTCAGTACCCCTATTGGTAAAAGCATAATATGATATATGTAGCAGATTGTCTGGCACTGTGTTTGGGACTTATGTTATCGCAAAGTAATTTGTAAATCTGATTTCTTAGATGCTATTGACTCCCTAAAGGAGGGTTTTCTTCTCAATTGCATATTCAAAAGATGGAAGTGACTCCCTGCCTAAATCTGATTTCTCAGGTTGCTATTCTTaataggcttaatcctcaaattgatccctgtctttgtgtcgccgtctagtctaagtccctcaccggaaaaatttgtggaaaaggTCCTCATCAATACAAAACGTCTGGGGTAGGTCCTCACCGGAGCgcgaagctccggcgagtgatgatttggcacGCTGACCGGTTTAATAATGCTTAcgtgaattaaaaaaaataaaataaaaaataacacatcagaaatttaatttaattaacaaaaataaaaatcaattagCAAAATTAACTCTAATTTCATCCACTGGTCCATCTTCATCATATTCATCAATCATCATTCTAACCCAAAAACCCCTTTCCATTACATCAAACTCAAAATCTCAACGTGATTACTCACTACGCCGTCGAATTGATAATGAAGGGTGGCTGAACAATTGCTACCAACTTGTCAAGGaaaatccaaatcaaatttaTGTTTCTCTTCTTATCCCACATGATTTCTCCTTCTCATCATCACCGTGTCGAATTCAACCGCCTCGTTTCCACTCCACGGTGGGCGTGCGAACGTGAACTCCTCGTCGTCCTGGCTGCGAACGTGAAGGTGGTTAGATCTGGGTTTGTCTCGAACCTCTGCTTTGTCGCCATCCACGTTCGTCAGATCTGGGTTTTTTCATGAGCTTCTTGATGTTGCAGAACCAGATGCATCTGGGGATTTTTTCCTTCTAGGATTTTATGGGGTTCTTATTTATGGGTTTTCTGGGTTCTTATTTCACCCTTTCACTAGAGCCGAGTTCAATTTCCcaatcttctcaatctcatcTTCCTTCTTCATCACGCCCATTTCAACTGCTTTAATTAGCCTCTTCGCATGCCTCTTGCGTTTTTCATCTACCTCCATTCTCACCTTCTCCATCTGAAGAAATCCATAGAACAGAAACAGATGAATGAGCGGGAGAGAAGGAGAGAGGAACATGGAGCCATTTGGTTTTGTTTGGGGAGAATTTGTGTGAATCAGAAGAACAGAAACAGATGAACTTGTGGGATTTGGGGTTAATTTGGGGAGAATTtggattttttaattaaattatgattagttaattaattttggTTAATTGGGGTAGTTAATcttacatgtaatttttttaattttttttaaagcctTGTCAGCTCATTCATCCTAGTCAGCGTGCCAAATCATGACTCGTCGAAGCTCCAGGCTTCGGTGAGGACCTGCCTCAGACGTTTTGCATTGATGAGGAccttttccacaaatttttccggtgagggacttagatcagacggcgacacaaaaacagagaccaatttgaggattaagccttctTAATATCTCAACTCAAATATGGAATGCTCATTTCGTCACATTTTTAAGGAGGCTAACAATTGTGCTGATTTTCTATCTTTTTTGGATTTGCGTGATGGTTGTCCTTTGAATATATTTTtcttgaacaaaataaaatcttatatttctcatttttatATATCTAAATAAAAGTTTGTTTTTTCTTAGAGACAGAGTCACTGATCTTCTAGGAGTTGGTTCATTATTAACCAAAATTATAACTTCCAATAACAATCAGTTTGTAATTTAATTTTACCAAAaaattgtgtgtgtgtgtgtttttttttgcatttactCACATATCATTTACTTCAATGGTCAATTAAGTAAATTAACGAAAAATATCGCGTAATTTTTTTGGCCCCAACCTATAAAAACCTTCCTCTAGAAATTGATGAATAATGATGTTCTTACAAATTCATATCAGTGTCTTATGCGATATCCATGAAGAATTGTATCTTCACATGTTTCGGGATTGCAGTGTTATCGCTCTGCTTTGACAATCATTGTCAAGTCAAGGTGTTGATGTTGAGTTTTTCTCCCTAGCAGTACATGACCTGTGGTGGCAGAATATTAATGGTGTAGTTTGTACGTAACACCCAACTTTGCGACGTCCTTGAGAGCAATTTGGCGACTCTGCAACAATAGGGGTTTCAATCAGATTCTTCCGAATCTTTCCGGGTGGTGGGGCTTCATTGGATTTTCTCGAGGCCTAGCCCttccatttataaaaaaaaacaccatAGAAATAGTATAATCAAGAGTTATGCAAGagtttattttggaaactttttttttttggtacaatagttaaagaacaaaaagaaaatggaaaacccGGCCTAAGGCCTCACAAAGGAGACACCCATAGAGTCAGCTAATAACAAGAGGCTCATCTCATCTAAGGGTTGGTCAATAGAGACTAGACTATTATTCTAAACAGCACCAAACTTGGCTAAAAAGTCAACACATGCATTTGCCTCCCTGAGGGTATGCAACTCCTCCACTCTCCGGTCACGGCTTAGTAAATCCTTGATGTCTCAAATAAGAGAAGCATAAATTTGTCTCGTCGGAGGAGTAAGAGTAACTGCATCAAAAGAATCAGATTGACACTCCACATTACAATCACCACGATCCCAAGCCATACTAAGtatattaaaaattttaaataaaaaattaaaaaaattaatttattaataaatgtggttaattaaattaaattttatgtagaAAAATAAAGATCTAGTAATAAGAAAGAAAGGACCCTTACATGATTCAGTAGTTAGAGCAAAGGACCTTACCCTCCCGAtctgggagttgggtttgggcccccccctatggggctccccgccccacttaaagtggggaaattactggaacgcccccctttaatagaatacggaagcaacatttccgtattcaatacggaagtcttatatccgtattatattagtatgtaaaccggcaagggtttattcaaacccatttcaaacttcattccgtattttgccaagctcttctcccctcttcaaccttcgatctctgtcgctccccttgcttgaaccgtgtacttgaaaggttccatcatctccatcaaagctcttcacaaccccattctcagaattgaaacctagaggtaaagattttttgattttccccatttaacttgaaattatgttaatcattgaaccctagggtagtcgattgttgcttgtgtagaggtattgttggctgaaatgtcttgaatgtggtttgggtttagggccgatagctcattgtcgttaatggcgtttctgggtaaatacggatcacaggtttccgtattgaatatggaaattggttttccgtattcagtatggaacatggttttccgtattgaatacggaaaaacgttttccgtattcatctcagaaccaaacccaacacttataattgattctgggttcagaatcaattatagaaggtttccaaagcatttgtgagtagtttctagatgccataattgattattaggaaaataaaagttgatccaa
This is a stretch of genomic DNA from Lotus japonicus ecotype B-129 chromosome 1, LjGifu_v1.2. It encodes these proteins:
- the LOC130729189 gene encoding proline-rich receptor-like protein kinase PERK7 isoform X1, with product MSSNSSDSPPPDSSSQSPPPPSEEESSPPPPSSSPPPSSPPPSSPPPSSPPPSSPPPSSPPPDDKKSPPPPSGSSPSPPSPPPPPSDQNSPNNPPSPPPPSHSSEQFSPPPPSHHRLSPGHTKSSDSGTPSGDNGSQLSVPAIIGIATGFGLLLLVIIIAVIVCSRRKKRSETTIHYYSNHSGDKDYYKSGPNQYGYNNGEHVLNIPPPPGVGWGAHAPPHPPPQRVSSDMSNSSNSGPHGPVLPPPHPTVALGFNQSTFTYEELSTATGGFSQRNLLGQGGFGYVHKGVLPNGKEIAVKSLKSTGGQGDREFQAEIDIISRVHHRHLVSLVGYCFTESKKLLVYEFVPNKTLDYHLHGKGRPVMDWDTRLRIAIGSAKGLAYLHEDCHPRIIHRDIKGANILIENNFDAKVADFGLAKFNQDTNTHVSTRVMGTFGYLAPEYASSGKLTEKSDVFSFGIMLLELITGRRPVDNTGDYEEDSLVDWAKPLCAKAMEEGIFVGLVDPRLEDNYNKQEMAHMIACAAASVRHSARRRPRMSQIVRVLEGDALVDVLNHDGVKPGQSAMFSNASGEYDAGAYSADMKKFRKLAFDSGTPASSEFGATSEYGLNLSASSSDQSTTEIGRRTGSRLQTP
- the LOC130729189 gene encoding proline-rich receptor-like protein kinase PERK7 isoform X2; this encodes MSSNSSDSPPPDSSSQSPPPPSEEESSPPPPSSSPPPSSPPPSSPPPSSPPPSSPPPSSPPPDDKKSPPPPSGSSPSPPSPPPPPSDQNSPNNPPSPPPPSHSSEQFSPPPPSHHRLSPGHTKSSDSGTPSGDNGSQLSVPAIIGIATGFGLLLLVIIIAVIVCSRRKKRSETTIHYYSNHSDKDYYKSGPNQYGYNNGEHVLNIPPPPGVGWGAHAPPHPPPQRVSSDMSNSSNSGPHGPVLPPPHPTVALGFNQSTFTYEELSTATGGFSQRNLLGQGGFGYVHKGVLPNGKEIAVKSLKSTGGQGDREFQAEIDIISRVHHRHLVSLVGYCFTESKKLLVYEFVPNKTLDYHLHGKGRPVMDWDTRLRIAIGSAKGLAYLHEDCHPRIIHRDIKGANILIENNFDAKVADFGLAKFNQDTNTHVSTRVMGTFGYLAPEYASSGKLTEKSDVFSFGIMLLELITGRRPVDNTGDYEEDSLVDWAKPLCAKAMEEGIFVGLVDPRLEDNYNKQEMAHMIACAAASVRHSARRRPRMSQIVRVLEGDALVDVLNHDGVKPGQSAMFSNASGEYDAGAYSADMKKFRKLAFDSGTPASSEFGATSEYGLNLSASSSDQSTTEIGRRTGSRLQTP